The Parabacteroides sp. FAFU027 DNA window CCGCCAAAATACATCGTACATCAATATACATTTATATATTTGCAGTGTAATTCAAAACAAAAGTATGGATCCCTGTATTTGCAAAGAAGAACTTGAACGTGTAGCCTATATACTGAAAGCATTATCAAACGCAAACCGTCTGATGATTCTGACCGTATTGTCCAAAAATCAGGAGATGAACGTTTCTGATATTTGCAGCGCTTTGCAATGCACACAGCCATTGATTTCTCATCACCTGACCGATATGCATGCCAAAGGAATCCTCAAACTCAGAAGAGAAGGCCGCAACATGTACTATTCATTGGAGCATGAGAAGGTTATGGACATCATCCGTTGCATCTCCGAATGCAAGAAGACATAAAAAAATTTGCTCATTTACATAAACAATAGTTTATATATTTATATCCTATGAAACGAGCAAGAACTAATGCTCATCAAAGAGTATAACATCATATGCGAGTTCCATATGTGGCCAAAACAAAAATAAATAATGACATATGAAAAAGTTATTCACCAATAAGTTATTCTACACAGCAATCGGAGCAATCGCAGGATTTCTTTACTGGAAATTCGACGGATGCACCTCCGGTTCATGCGCCATACGACAGGATTGGTTTCTCTCTACCGTATGGGGAGCCATGATAGGCTGGATGGTCTCCGGTCTTTTCCTCGGATGTGGCTGTTACGGTGGCAGTTGTGATATTACCAATAAATCAGATTCAAATAACAACAAAAAAACCGAGGAGAAATAATTATGAATAAGTTTCAAGAAGCAATCAACTCAGGTAAACCCGTATTAGTGGACTTTTATGCCGAATGGTGTCAACCATGTAAAATGATGAAACCAATCCTTGAGGAGGTGAAACGGATGGTCGGAGATTCTGCTCAAATCCTAAAAGTGGATGTGGATCAAAACCAGGCTGTATCTATGGCGTATAGAATTCAATCTGTCCCTACTTTGATTCTGTTTAAAGACGGGCAACCGGTATTCCGTCAATCAGGTGTATTGCCAGCCGCTCAACTTAAACAGATCATCGAACAATACGGTTAATTCAACCGTTTTATGCTAGGTCAAATGGATATCGGAAACAGGATTTTCTATGTAAATGCTCCGAATTCCGATTACATTTTTGAAAAGCTATAATTATTCATAATCAATAACCGGTCTGATGCAAAATGTATTACATTAGCAACAAATACGGATCAAACAGATTTGAAACATGAAGAAAATAATATTGATCGCCGCTATTGGATTATTTTTCAGCCAATGCACTCAGGCCGGAAACAAGAGCGATGCCGTATCTGCCAACCAGCAGAGTGAGCAAACTGTCATTCATATTGACAAGTCTCAGTTTTTGAAAGAGATCTACAACTACGAGCTCAACAGCAATGTTGTGATCTACCGGGGCAAAAAGCCTTGTATCGTGGACTTCTATGCTGATTGGTGCGGGCCTTGCCGTAAACTCTCTCCTATCCTGGAAGAATTGGCACAGGAATATAAAGGCAAAATTATCGTTTACAAAGTAAATTCCGACAAAGAACGCCAATTAGCCGGAGACATGGGAGTCCAGGCGTTACCCACACTGCTGTTCTTTCCCATGAAAGGAAAACCGTCAGCTACTACAGGATACATGCCTAAAGAAGAGCTGAAAAAGATTATCGATAGCCAACTTTTGAAGTCGGTTAAGTAAAAAACAGGTAATCTGAAAATAAAAACGAGAGTGTTCACTTCTGAATGAAGCGAACACTCTCGTTTGTTTTTGTCACCATTAAAGCAATTACACAAAGCTTCGTTTGATCTCATAAGTTATTTGCAAATACAATAATTACAATAGCTATTATTTAGAAATAATCAATCAACTTCTATTGCTAAACACACATTCCCTGTTATTTTTGCATAATACTACCTATCAAAACAACTATACATAAAACCATTGAATCAAGAAATAAATGATCAAATGAAAACAAATGCAGTCTCTCTTCGTCTATTCCACCTCGAAGACACCCAAAGACTATCCGAATTAGCCAATAACGAAAAGATCGCCAGTAACCTCAGAGATGGATTCCCCCATCCCTACTCAATGGCCGATGCAAAGAAATTTATCAGCTACTGCCAGTTCCAGCAACCGACAATGAATTTTGCCATCGAATATCAAGGGGAATATGTCGGAAATATCGGACTGGTACAAGGAACCGACATCTACTGCAAATCGGCAGAGGTTGGTTATTTCATTGGAGAATCTTATTGGAAAAAAGGAATCGCCAGTCAGGCTTTATCTTTAATAACCCGATATGGCTTCGAAACACTGGGACTCATCCGCATCTATACCGGTGTATTCGAATACAATCAGGCATCCATGAAGGTTTTGGAGAAATGCGGATTTACCCGTGAAGCTATTTTCCGGAAATCGATATGGAAAAACGATCAGATTTGGGATGAATACCGGTATGCGTTGATAAATCCAGAATGCGAATAGATTGATTTTTCTTAAAAGCCCGATTATCCCTACCTTTGCAACATAATTCAAGTTTATGAACGAAAACAGCACTGCAAAGACGGGGCTTTGGACCCGCAACTTCTCCTTCGCCTGTGTGGCAAACTTCCTGATGGGCTTCTCCTTCTACCTGTTGATGCCCACACTCCCATTTTACTTATCCGAACGCTTTCATACCGATAATTCCACCATCGGACTCGTTGTTTCCTGTTACGTGATTGCCGCGCTGGTCATCCGTCCGTTTTCAGGTTATCTGGTCGATAGCTTCTCCCGCAAGACGGTCTATATGATTTCGTATCTGTTGTTTGTGGGATTCTGTCTTGGTTATCTGGTGGCGGGAACGATCCTGTTCCTCATCGTATTGCGTTTCCTGCACGGACTCACATGGGGTATTATCACCACGGCTGGAAATACACTTGCCATTGATATTATGCCTTCTGAACAACGGGGACAAGGAATCGGATTCTACGGACTGGCGTTCAATATCTCCATGGCCATCGGTCCGGTAGCGGGAATATTCCTCTACCAGCATTTCGACTTTAGCATACTCTTTTATTCGGCCATCATCACCGGATTTATCGGAATGGTATTTGCCCAATTCATCAAAGCTCCAATCAGGCCCCGTATCCGTCATCATGCAGCCTTATCGCTCGACCGCTTCCTGATGCTGAAAGGAATTCCTGTTGGAATCAATCTGTTGTTAGTCACCGTCTCTTACGGAATGATACTGTCGTTTGCCGCCATGTACAGCAAAGAGATGAATGCCTCCAATCCCGGACTTTTCTATGTGATGCTTGCTATCGGTATCGCCGGAGCACGTGCATTCAGCGGAAAGATGATTGACCGGGGCGAACTGCACAAAGCGTCAATGCTGGGATTAATGTTACTCACAGTTGGTCTGACTTTATTTGCATTGTGGAAAATACCAGTCGTGTACTATGTAGTCGCGTTTGTTTTGGGTGTGGGATACGGAGTCGCTTATCCGGCCTTCCAAACCATCTTCATCAATATGGCCACCCACCACCAACGTGGGACTGCCAATTCGACTTACTACACCGCTTTCGACACTGGCGTAGGTGCTGGCATGCTCCTGGCCGGGAAAATTGCAGCCATGGCCAGTCTGGGTGCAGCATTCGGATTCAGCGCCATCGCCTGCTTCATTGCCATTCTTTATTATTGGAAAATATCGATTGCCAGTTATCAGAAGCATAAGTTGGCGTAAAAAATAACGGTCAGCATTCGAATTCAAATGCTGACCGTTATTTTTTGAGCTATTCAAGTATCCTTATTTTCTCGTTGACCTTATCAATAAATTGGTGATAAACTGACGGCACGTTACTCTTCATTTGGTCAATCAACCAAAACCGACGAACGTCTTTGACTTTGTATTCGATGTACAGACCACCCCAATCTCCTGCATCCGGCATTCCAATTACCTTATCTTTCTCGCTCAGTAAAACTTTTGGAAAATAATCAATCAGATCTTTTACCGAATCAAACTTTTGCTGTGAAAGCTTCACATATTGTCCTTGATAGAAAGCGGAACTTCCGGGGTATCTATCCAACGTATCTTCTGAAACCTGTTTTTCTTCGAGCTTGTATATTTCAATGCATCGCTCACCAAAACACTCTCCATAATAGTGACCAAAGATCAGATAATCAGAACCGGTGAGCACTGGTTCCTCTTTATGGCAGGAACAAAGAGCTACAAAGCAAATTGCAATAGTCAGAATGAGGCTTTTCATAGTCGGAGTTATTAAATGACATCAACTGAAACGGAATCCGGTAATACTTGCACGTCGCCTTCTCCTCGGGGAGGTCGGGAGGAGCCTTACTTCAACCACTTATCCAACCAGCGGAAAAATACCCGCTGCCACAGCACGCTGTTTTGCGGCTTCGTAATCCAATGGTTTTCATCCGGGAAGACGAGCATTTCCGCCGGGATTCCACGCAGTTTAGCTGCATTAAACGCCGCCATACCCTGTGAGGCAAGAATACGATAATCCAACTCACCTACAGTAACCAGAATCGGCGTATCCCATTTATCCACAAACTTATGGGGAGAATTGGCAAACGAACGCTGGGCCGTAGCATTATTTTTATCCCAGAACGGACCGCCCAAATCCCAGTTGGCAAACCACGACTCCTCAGTCTCAAGATACTGCTGTTCCAGATTGAAAATACCGGCATGTGCGATAAAGGCTTTGAAACGTTTGTTGTGGTGTCCCGCTAACCAGTAAACAGAAAATCCTCCGTAGCTAGCTCCGACCGCACCAAGCTTATCTTTATTGACAAACGGCTCATTAGCCACAGCATCAATGGCAGATAGGTAATCCTTCATGTTTTGGCCACCGTAATCCCCGCTGATTTGTTCGTTCCATTCCTGACCGAAACCAGGTAATCCGCGGCGATTAGGCGCAACCACAATATAACCGTTGGCTGCCATCAATTGCATATTCCATCGGTAAGAGAATAACTGACTCACGGTACTTTGCGGCCCTCCCTGGCAATAGAGAATGGCCGGATATTTCTTTTTCGGGTCAAAATGAGGTGGATAAATCACCCAGGTCAGCATCTTTTGATTATCGGTAGTCGTAATCCATCGCTCCTCCACTTTGCCCATCGTAAGTTGGTCGAGAATCTCCTTATTCTCAAAGCTCAATTCTTTAGTTACACCGGTTGCCGGATCCACAGAATATACCTCATTGGGCTTCGACATCGAATGGCGCAACGCCACCAGCGTACCATTCGCCTGTTTCACCTCCTCAAAGTCATATTGTCCTATGGTTACCTGACGAATCGCGCAATTTGCCCCATCGACATGGAAAATATGCGTGACGCCCAGTTTACAGGCAATCATCCAGAAAGCTTTGCCATCCGGTGTCCACTCAAAGGCATCACAATTGTAATCAAATGCCGAGGTCAGGTCACTTTTTGCACGGGTAGCCAGCTCCATCACCATCAGACGCTTCTTATCCGACTCGTAACCGTCTCGCTCCATACTAATCCAGGCAATGCTTTTCCCATCTGGCGAAAACTGCGGATTGGTATCGTAACCCATCATCCCTTCGGTGAGGTTTTCGGTCTTTTTTGATTCCAGATGGTACAGGTAAATGTCGGTATTGGTGGAAATGGCGTAATCTTTACCCTTCTTTTTACGGGAAGAATAGGCAACCGATTTGCTATTGGGGCTCCAACAGAGGTTGGCGATATCGGCATCGGGTTTGGTGGGGCATTCGTATGGTTCACCGGCCATGATGTCGGTGATATTTGTCAGTTTACCATCCACAATATCAGCCACGAAAGGATGGGGAATCGTTTCCACCCATTCATCCCAATGCTTGTACATCAGATCATCAATCACACGCCCTTTGGCTTCAGGCAGGTCAGGATAAATATCGGAAGCGCGTTCGCCGTACTTCACCTGGCTGATAAAAAGCACCTTTTTCCCATCGGGTGAATAGATAAAGGCATCTATATCCTTTTCGTATTCGCTGATTTGCTTGCGGTCGTTGCCGTCGGCATTCATCTCCCAGATTTGGGAAGAGCCGCTTTCCGCCGAAAGGAAGGCAATCTTTTTTCCGCCATCTATCCAGCGGGCATTATTTTCACTTTTGGGACTTTCGGTGATTTGCATCTTTTCACTGCCATCTGCATTGATGGTAAAAAGCTCGCGGTTGCTCTTGTTTTTATGAATACTGATGTAGGAAACACCATACAGGAGCTTTCTGCCGTCGGGTGATACCTGCAAATCGGTAATTCGTCCGAAGCTGTTCAGGACTTCAGGGGTCATTAACCCATTTTCGATTTTGGGACTATTCTTGCCGATGATTTCGCCATCACCGTTTTTATTTCCGTTACAAGCCGTAACGGCTAAGGTTGCAGCCATAATACAAACGTTGATTTTATTCATAATTTCCACTGTAAAATGTTGGAGTGCTGAAATTAGCAAATTTGAATCAGGTGAGCAAATAAACGGAGCGAAAGGAGCAAAATGAGAAGTAATGTATTAAAAAAAACAGGAACCTCTATAAACGAGAAAAGGTTGTCATCCCGACAACCTCAACCTTTTTGTTAACCTTAAATCTAATACCATGAAAAACATTACAAAGGTAAAGCATTTTTCTCTCCATCCAAATTAAATGTACAAGAAACACTTAACATTTAATCCTATTTAACCCAGCAAGTTATAGCGATACAGTTATTCACAATACAAGCTGGTTATTCTTAAAATATTTAGCGCTAGGAGTCCTATTTCCTTACCTCCCGGATAACCGATTCGATGTATCCCAACACCTCTTCTTTGCCCAAACGATGCTCTGAAGATGTTTCGAACATCAGAGGAAGCTCTTCCCAGTTTTCGAGCAATTTTTGCTCAAACAGATGGCGGTTTGAGGTCAGTTTACCCTTACCGATTTTATCGATTTTGGTAAATATAATGCAGAATGGAACACCGTTCTCTCCCAGCCACTCAATGAATTCGAGGTCAATCTGTTGCGGTTCGAGACGGGAATCAATCAGCACGAATAAGCAGGTCAGTTGCATACGTTCCTGAATGTAATTCTCGATAACGGTCCGAATCTGCTCGCGCCCCTCTTTCCCGCGGCGGGCATAACCATATCCCGGAAGGTCCACCAGATACCAGTCATTATTGATAATGAAGTGGTTAACCAGCATGGTTTTACCCGGTGTGGATGATGTCATGGCCAAACCTTTTCGGTTGGTCAGCATATTAATAAGCGATGATTTTCCCACGTTGGAACGCCCGATAAAGGCAAATTCCGGCATTGTGCCTTCGGGGCATTTTCTCACATCGGTATTACTAACTAAGAATTGTGCGTCTTTGATAATCATAAGAAAATAACATTAGTCCAGTGAATGTAATTAATCCGTTAATCATCAGCAACTCGTAACCGAATTTGTATCCGGTATATGCCGTCACCAATGTATCAATCAGATAGGTAATAAATGGAGAAATCACGCAAATGTACGGCGTAAAGCGGTCGCGCGTATCCCTCCGGGTAAATAATCCGAACACATACAAGCCCAGCAATGGCCCGTAGGTGTAAGAAGCAATCGTGTAAATGGCATCAATCACACTTTTGCTATTCAGTTCTTTAAAAATCAAAATAATAACAACTACCAGCGCTGTAATGAATAGGTGCGAACGGATACGGATTTTCTTTGCTTTTTCGGCATGATACTTCTCTACATTAAGGATATCAATACAGAATGAAGTGGTCAGCGCCGTAATCGCGGAATCCGCACTGGCAAACGATGCCGCAATTATACCGATGGTAAAGAAAATCAAAACCGGAGTTCCCAACATGCCGTTTGTGGCAAACATCGGCAGGATTCCATCACCCGATTCGGGCAAAACAGTTCCGGTTTGTTGAGCCAATACCAGCAGCAAAACGCCCAGGGTCAGGAATAAGAGATTGACCGGAATAAAAGCAAATCCGTAGCAATACATGTTCTTTTTGGCCTCTTTCAGGCTTTTACAGGTGAGGTTCTTCTGCATCATATCCTGGTCAAGACCGGTCATAACGATGGTGATAAATATCCCGCTGAAAAACTGTTTGAAGAAATTCTGTTTGGATTGCCAGTCATCAAACACAAAGATTCGCGAATGGGCATGGTCTTTAACGGTATTTATTACCCCGGTAAAATCCAAATCGAGATGGGTGGAAATCTGGCGAATCAACAACACCAGCATCGTCACCATACAGATTGCCTGAAAAGTATCGGTCCAGATAATTGTCTTGATTCCGCTACGAAATGTGTAAAGGAAAATCAGTAACAATGTAATCGCCACATTGACCACAAACGGGATTCCCCACGGATCAAACACAAAGGTCTGCAATATCAACGCCACCAGATAGAGCCTTACCGCCGCCCCGATAGTACGTGACAACAGAAAAAAAGAAGCTCCCGTCTTATAGGCCCTGAAACCAATTCGCTGGAACAGATAACCGTATATGGAAGTCAGGTTCAGCCGGTAGTAAAGTGGTAATAAGACATTGGCAATCAACAGGTAGCCCACAAAAAAACCCAACACCGTCTGCATATAAGTCATGTCGATGTTGCGAACCATCCCCGGAACGGAAATAAACGTCACACCCGACAGCGAAGTACCAATCATCCCGAAAGCCACAATGTACCACGGCGACTCTTTATCTCCGGAAAAGAAGGTCCGGTTGCTCCCCTTTTTCCCTACTATAACTGAGGTGGTGAGCAAAACGGCAAAATAGATGGCAATAATGGAAAGAATCAGCGTTCCTGACATGAAGTAAAGGATTTACAGACTGAAAAAAAGATGGTCTAAAAGAGCGCAAACCTGACAGGTGGGGTGTCAAAAATGTTGATGTTTGTAAATGTATTTTCGTTCCCAAAACCTCCAATGGATGTGTTTTGCACAAAAGATAGCGTTGTCATCCCGCACTTGATGCGGGATCTCTCAGTCAGATAATGACTCTGTTACGAGCAAAATGGAATATTCTGCGGTTTTGAGATCCCGTGTCAAGCACGGGATGACAGTGCGAAGATTCGCTCACTTTAAAAAAATAGAACGAAGTTATTTTTATCAACACCTTTGATTTTTGCCCCCCTACACAAAGTTTAGATTTAACACGGAAAATGTGAATATACAATCCGCGATATTTCAAATAAATGCAATTATCTCTTTGCCGGAACAATCTCCACCCAGTATCCATCGGGGTCTTCGATAAAATAGATGCCCATCGCTTCATTGATAAAGCATACACAATCCATCTCCCTGTGTTTTTTCAACGCTGCTTCGTAGTCTTCGGTTGTTAGAGCCAAATGAAATTCATTGTCTCCCAACTCGTATGGTTTCTCCCAGTCGCGCAACCAGGTCAATTCAAGTTTGTGCGCTGTATTTCCATCAGAAAGGAATACGATGATATAACTGCCATCAGCCGCCTCTTTGCGTCTTACTTCGGTCAGACCCAGAGCTTCATTGTAAAACTTCAGACTTTTCTCCAGGTCAAAAACATTGATATTATTATGGTTAAATGAAAATGCACCCATCGTAAAATGAATTTATGTTCGACAATTGTTTAAGCGAACACAAAGGTAATCAATTTCAGGCAAGGAATGAGTATGGTTTGAAAAGCAAAAGGAGAATGACGAACTGCCATTCTCCTTTTGAATATTTATCAATGAGCCTGTTGTTTAGATAAACAGGTTGACATTAGAATCTTCAGCACGTTCCAGATAGGTAGCCACACCACCAATCTGAACCCCGTCAATCAGTTCCTCAGCCTTGATGCCCATCACGTCCATCGACATCTGGCAGGCAATCAGTTCCACACCATTAGCTATCGCCTGCTGCATAAGCGTTTCAAGACTTTCTACCTGTTTGCTTTTCATCACC harbors:
- a CDS encoding ArsR/SmtB family transcription factor, translated to MDPCICKEELERVAYILKALSNANRLMILTVLSKNQEMNVSDICSALQCTQPLISHHLTDMHAKGILKLRREGRNMYYSLEHEKVMDIIRCISECKKT
- a CDS encoding GNAT family N-acetyltransferase; this translates as MKTNAVSLRLFHLEDTQRLSELANNEKIASNLRDGFPHPYSMADAKKFISYCQFQQPTMNFAIEYQGEYVGNIGLVQGTDIYCKSAEVGYFIGESYWKKGIASQALSLITRYGFETLGLIRIYTGVFEYNQASMKVLEKCGFTREAIFRKSIWKNDQIWDEYRYALINPECE
- the trxA gene encoding thioredoxin — its product is MKKIILIAAIGLFFSQCTQAGNKSDAVSANQQSEQTVIHIDKSQFLKEIYNYELNSNVVIYRGKKPCIVDFYADWCGPCRKLSPILEELAQEYKGKIIVYKVNSDKERQLAGDMGVQALPTLLFFPMKGKPSATTGYMPKEELKKIIDSQLLKSVK
- the trxA gene encoding thioredoxin, with the protein product MNKFQEAINSGKPVLVDFYAEWCQPCKMMKPILEEVKRMVGDSAQILKVDVDQNQAVSMAYRIQSVPTLILFKDGQPVFRQSGVLPAAQLKQIIEQYG
- the yihA gene encoding ribosome biogenesis GTP-binding protein YihA/YsxC, with product MIIKDAQFLVSNTDVRKCPEGTMPEFAFIGRSNVGKSSLINMLTNRKGLAMTSSTPGKTMLVNHFIINNDWYLVDLPGYGYARRGKEGREQIRTVIENYIQERMQLTCLFVLIDSRLEPQQIDLEFIEWLGENGVPFCIIFTKIDKIGKGKLTSNRHLFEQKLLENWEELPLMFETSSEHRLGKEEVLGYIESVIREVRK
- a CDS encoding S9 family peptidase; the encoded protein is MNKINVCIMAATLAVTACNGNKNGDGEIIGKNSPKIENGLMTPEVLNSFGRITDLQVSPDGRKLLYGVSYISIHKNKSNRELFTINADGSEKMQITESPKSENNARWIDGGKKIAFLSAESGSSQIWEMNADGNDRKQISEYEKDIDAFIYSPDGKKVLFISQVKYGERASDIYPDLPEAKGRVIDDLMYKHWDEWVETIPHPFVADIVDGKLTNITDIMAGEPYECPTKPDADIANLCWSPNSKSVAYSSRKKKGKDYAISTNTDIYLYHLESKKTENLTEGMMGYDTNPQFSPDGKSIAWISMERDGYESDKKRLMVMELATRAKSDLTSAFDYNCDAFEWTPDGKAFWMIACKLGVTHIFHVDGANCAIRQVTIGQYDFEEVKQANGTLVALRHSMSKPNEVYSVDPATGVTKELSFENKEILDQLTMGKVEERWITTTDNQKMLTWVIYPPHFDPKKKYPAILYCQGGPQSTVSQLFSYRWNMQLMAANGYIVVAPNRRGLPGFGQEWNEQISGDYGGQNMKDYLSAIDAVANEPFVNKDKLGAVGASYGGFSVYWLAGHHNKRFKAFIAHAGIFNLEQQYLETEESWFANWDLGGPFWDKNNATAQRSFANSPHKFVDKWDTPILVTVGELDYRILASQGMAAFNAAKLRGIPAEMLVFPDENHWITKPQNSVLWQRVFFRWLDKWLK
- a CDS encoding VOC family protein — encoded protein: MGAFSFNHNNINVFDLEKSLKFYNEALGLTEVRRKEAADGSYIIVFLSDGNTAHKLELTWLRDWEKPYELGDNEFHLALTTEDYEAALKKHREMDCVCFINEAMGIYFIEDPDGYWVEIVPAKR
- a CDS encoding MFS transporter, producing MNENSTAKTGLWTRNFSFACVANFLMGFSFYLLMPTLPFYLSERFHTDNSTIGLVVSCYVIAALVIRPFSGYLVDSFSRKTVYMISYLLFVGFCLGYLVAGTILFLIVLRFLHGLTWGIITTAGNTLAIDIMPSEQRGQGIGFYGLAFNISMAIGPVAGIFLYQHFDFSILFYSAIITGFIGMVFAQFIKAPIRPRIRHHAALSLDRFLMLKGIPVGINLLLVTVSYGMILSFAAMYSKEMNASNPGLFYVMLAIGIAGARAFSGKMIDRGELHKASMLGLMLLTVGLTLFALWKIPVVYYVVAFVLGVGYGVAYPAFQTIFINMATHHQRGTANSTYYTAFDTGVGAGMLLAGKIAAMASLGAAFGFSAIACFIAILYYWKISIASYQKHKLA
- a CDS encoding sodium:solute symporter; translated protein: MSGTLILSIIAIYFAVLLTTSVIVGKKGSNRTFFSGDKESPWYIVAFGMIGTSLSGVTFISVPGMVRNIDMTYMQTVLGFFVGYLLIANVLLPLYYRLNLTSIYGYLFQRIGFRAYKTGASFFLLSRTIGAAVRLYLVALILQTFVFDPWGIPFVVNVAITLLLIFLYTFRSGIKTIIWTDTFQAICMVTMLVLLIRQISTHLDLDFTGVINTVKDHAHSRIFVFDDWQSKQNFFKQFFSGIFITIVMTGLDQDMMQKNLTCKSLKEAKKNMYCYGFAFIPVNLLFLTLGVLLLVLAQQTGTVLPESGDGILPMFATNGMLGTPVLIFFTIGIIAASFASADSAITALTTSFCIDILNVEKYHAEKAKKIRIRSHLFITALVVVIILIFKELNSKSVIDAIYTIASYTYGPLLGLYVFGLFTRRDTRDRFTPYICVISPFITYLIDTLVTAYTGYKFGYELLMINGLITFTGLMLFSYDYQRRTILS